A segment of the Caldivirga sp. genome:
CGTTTAATGCAAAGGGATGTGACCAGTAAGGTAAGTGACCTGGTGAGTTCGTTGGGAATCTCGTGTGCGCTATCCATGCGTCTGCCTCATAATTATTGACACCGTATACTTTAGCCACCTCATCAGGGTGTCCAATACCCTTGAAGACTGTTATATGCCTTCCCCAGTAGTAAACCCTACCTATTCCTCCTAGTTCCCATAACCTATCGTTAATTATGTTAATTAGGTCATCGACATTACCATCCACACCCTCCAACTCATACTCAGCATCAATCACTTTACCAACCTTACCCTTAACCCTAATGTTAGTCACCTTCGCTCCACTAATGCCTAGGTGTTCGGTGATGAGGTTTTCAACGTCATTGTAGTATTCATTAACGGCAAATAACCCAACCCTATACTTACCATGCCCATTAATCCTCACTGCAGCGTAGCCTGCCCCTAGCCCAACACCCCTGTACTTGACTGTGCTTATTGCCTCAACTACATCACTGCCCCTTATGCTTGGGGCATTACCTGCCCTAATGATGCCTAGTATTCCGCATGATGATGGGTAATGATTTATAATTACCATTCTCCAGCCACCTTAACCTTAAGTAGTTCCTTAACCCTTGGGTCAAGGGTCCTTAACAGTTCCCTATTGCCAATGATTGTTGAGTAGTAGGTATACACGCCTGCCGCCCCAAGGAGCTGAGCCATCTCCCTCCTTAAGCCGTTAATGATGTTTATCAGTTTATCCTCAAACCCATCCACTGTGACTGCCTTACCTATGATTGAGCTCACCTCAACTGCATCGGCGCCTAATGCAGCCAACTTAACCGCATCCCCTGAGCTCCTAAGGGATGTCATGTGAATTATTACATCTACACTATATCTAATTCCCCTCCTCCTAAGTTCAAGATCCGCATTAACCACTGATACCTCTGGGTCAACCTCACCACTTAAAGCATCATCTATTATGATGCCTGAGATTTGGCTTAAGTAGGGTTCAATGGGCTTAATTGGGTCTAGTAACGGTGGTAACCTGATGTATATTGGTGAATCATACTCATATATAGTCTTCATACTGCTTAAGTCACTTAAACTAAGCACTAATGCGCCAATTCCCCTAATCCACCTATCCCACATGGTTCTTGAGGAATGCTTGCCTGATGGGTTACTAAACCCATATAAATCTATGGCTATATCCATTAGGTGCGCCACAAATTTAGCTCTCTCAATTTGTTCAGGGCTCCAATTAGTAAGTGGCCTAATTATTAATGGGGCTGACATTTGTAGTCTCCCTCCCGCCAAGTAAACTGACATGTCTATGTCCTCCCTATAGGGGTCTATTGATGGTTTCGTAACCTGAGCCCCATCCAACCTAAGCCAATCAATGAGTCTCTTAGGTGGTTCAACCTCAGGAGGCCCTGTACTACCCATGCTGCTTATCACCACATCCCCCTTCTTGGCTAATTGACTTGCGTATATTGAGTAATCAGGTGTCCATACTGAGCCATTGTTCTTTAACGGTAACTCGCTGGTGCAGTCTCCTGCAACATCAAGTATCTTAGCTAATTCACTGGTGATGCAGTATCCTTTAAGTAAATCCCTCCTCCCAACAAGCTCCCTTACGTTCCCTAAGCCCAGATTATCGAGGATTAACCCCAACTCCGCTTGGAACGCCTTGAGGTAATTTATGACCGCCCTCTTGGCTAAGTCATGGTCAACCACCACTGAGCCATCAGCCAACCTACTGGTTATGCCGGCTGGGCAATTGCCGGTATGGCATGTCCTAGCCATGATGCAGCCCATTGAGTTTAACACTGATGTACCTAAGGCAACAGCATCAGCGCCTAAAGCCATAATCTTAGCCGCATCATCAGCTGACGACACTCTACCCGAGGCTATTACCGTGAACCCATCCCTAAGCCCCTCCCTCCTAAGCATCTTATCCACAGAGGCTATAGCCAACTCTATGGGTATACCCACGTTATCCTTAACAACCTGCGGCGCTGCCCCTGTCCCGGCTCCATGCCCATCAATAATTACTCCATCAGCACCCATTCTAGCTATCCCAACCACAATGTAAGGCGCATAATTAGTGGCCGCTATTTTAACAAGGACCGGCTTACCTGTAGCCTCCTTAAGCGCATCAATCCTCTGCTTAAGGTCCTCTATTGAGTATATGTCGTGGTGGGGGGCTGGGGATAGGGCGTCAACACCAATTGGTATCCTCCTAACCATTGAAATGGGCCCAGTCACCTTATTACCAGGCAAGTGACCACCTATGCCGGGTTTAGCCCCTTGCCCAATCTTAATTACGATACCTAACCCCCTCATTAAAACATCTATGTCAACCCCAAACCTAGCTGAGGCCCATTGAACAAATATCCTCCTATGCTTAGCAACATCAGGGTGAAGACCCCCCTCACCCGTCCCAGCCACTAGGTTGAGTTCATCAGCAACCTCAGCAACAACAACGTTAGGTACCCCTGAGAGCGAACCGAAGGACATGTCGCCGATGTATATTGGCGCAGCCAACTCAATACCACTAATGCTTGTTGTTAAGTCTGAGCTGTAGGTTTCATCACCATGCAGCACCACCTCATCCTTACCGAAACTTAACCTATCAAGGATCCTGTAGGCCCTTACTCCCCTCCTGAATATCCTAATGGGCCTTCCTGACACTGCCATTTGCCTAATCTCCTCAACAACGCTACTGCTCCAAAAGTCCCTTGTATAATCTTTATTGAGTATTTTAAGAAAACTATTTATAATCCTTACATTATCAAGGCGCTCTACGTAATGCACAGTAGGCTAACTAATAGGGTATATTTAAGCATTACCCATAGGGATAATTTTCCTTGCATATTGTATAGTGCAAGTGAAAAAC
Coding sequences within it:
- a CDS encoding glutamate synthase-related protein → MAVSGRPIRIFRRGVRAYRILDRLSFGKDEVVLHGDETYSSDLTTSISGIELAAPIYIGDMSFGSLSGVPNVVVAEVADELNLVAGTGEGGLHPDVAKHRRIFVQWASARFGVDIDVLMRGLGIVIKIGQGAKPGIGGHLPGNKVTGPISMVRRIPIGVDALSPAPHHDIYSIEDLKQRIDALKEATGKPVLVKIAATNYAPYIVVGIARMGADGVIIDGHGAGTGAAPQVVKDNVGIPIELAIASVDKMLRREGLRDGFTVIASGRVSSADDAAKIMALGADAVALGTSVLNSMGCIMARTCHTGNCPAGITSRLADGSVVVDHDLAKRAVINYLKAFQAELGLILDNLGLGNVRELVGRRDLLKGYCITSELAKILDVAGDCTSELPLKNNGSVWTPDYSIYASQLAKKGDVVISSMGSTGPPEVEPPKRLIDWLRLDGAQVTKPSIDPYREDIDMSVYLAGGRLQMSAPLIIRPLTNWSPEQIERAKFVAHLMDIAIDLYGFSNPSGKHSSRTMWDRWIRGIGALVLSLSDLSSMKTIYEYDSPIYIRLPPLLDPIKPIEPYLSQISGIIIDDALSGEVDPEVSVVNADLELRRRGIRYSVDVIIHMTSLRSSGDAVKLAALGADAVEVSSIIGKAVTVDGFEDKLINIINGLRREMAQLLGAAGVYTYYSTIIGNRELLRTLDPRVKELLKVKVAGEW